The proteins below are encoded in one region of Hordeum vulgare subsp. vulgare chromosome 3H, MorexV3_pseudomolecules_assembly, whole genome shotgun sequence:
- the LOC123440231 gene encoding cysteine proteinase inhibitor 8-like yields MQKNSTMGRPLLLLALLATALAATSALGRRGVLLGGWSPVKDVNDPHVQELGGWAVAQHASLAKDGLLFRRVTRGEQQVVSGMNYRLFVVAADGSGKRVTYLAQIYEHWSRTRKLTSFKPAAGG; encoded by the coding sequence ATGCAGAAGAACTCGACCATGGGGAGACCGCTCCTCCTGCTCGCCCTCCTGGCCACGGCCCTCGCAGCCACCTCGGCCCTCGGCCGCCGCGGCGTGCTTCTGGGCGGGTGGAGCCCCGTCAAGGACGTGAACGACCCGCACGTCCAGGAGCTAGGCGGGTGGGCGGTGGCCCAGCACGCCAGCCTAGCCAAGGACGGGCTGCTCTTCCGCCGGGTGACGCGCGGCGAGCAGCAGGTGGTGTCCGGGATGAACTACCGCCTCTTCGTGGTCGCGGCGGACGGCTCCGGCAAGAGGGTGACCTATCTCGCGCAGATCTACGAGCACTGGAGCAGGACCCGCAAGCTCACGTCCTTCAAGCCGGCTGCCGGCGGCTAA